DNA sequence from the Desulfovibrio sp. Fe33 genome:
CCTCGGCTATGTCCTGGTGGACTCGAAACACGGCGAATACGCGGGCGGCATCGAAAAGGACCGGCTGAAAGCGAACGGCTTCACGGTCATCGACGGGCCGCTTGTTACCGAGCGGAGCGCCCCGTTCCTCGACGGGCGCGCAATAAGCGAATTCCTGCTGTCGCTTTGCTGACGGCCAACCGAAAGGAGGTTGCGAACGTGGAAAAGCAGAAACTCAGCGTCAAGAAGGTACTGGAGTACAAGGAAGCGGTGTCCTACATCGAAGACCTTGCCAAAAGCTTCAAATCCGGCACCATCGTTCTGGAAAGCGGTGAGGAGCTGGTGGTCATGAAGCCCTCGGCCCAGGTAACCGTCAAGGTTGAGGCCAAGGTCAAGAACGACAAGCAGAAAATCGGCTTCGAATTGAGCTGGAACGACACATCGGAAACCGACCTTAAAATCGGCGACGCCGTACCCGCCCCCGCGGTACGGCCCGAGAGCGGTGCGCCCGCCGTAAAGCCCGCGGCCAAGGTCCCGGCCGCCAAGGAACCGGCCATGCCTCCTGCCAAAAACGAGCAGGCGAAGCCGCCCGCAATGGCCGACTCAAAGATTCCGGCCAAGGCCGAAACGCCCGAAGCCGAGATGAAAACCGGCGGCAAGCCCGCATCCGAAGCCAAGCCCGAAGCCCCGAAGGCCGCCCCCGGCAAGACTGCCGCCAAGACGGCAAAAAAGAACGCGGCCTCGAAAAATACTGCGAAAAAACCGGCCAAGACCGCCGGCAAGAAATAAACCGTCACTGCAAATCGCGGAGATCAAAACAATGGCTGAAACGCAAGATCAATCCTTTGAATGGAATGAGGTGGCCGACCTGTTCGGCATCGAAGATGAAAACTCCGACATGGTCGAGGCGGATCGGGACCGGATTCTCGAAAGGATCAACACCCTGACCGGCCGCTACGGGCGGGAGTACGTCATCAAGAAGATAACCCTCCAGACCACGCACTAGGCAGGGCTTCGGGAACCATGCGCACCATCGCCGTGCTGAACCAGAAAGGGGGCGTGGGCAAGACGTCCACGGCCGTGAACCTGGGAGCCGCCCTGGCCCGTCAGGACCAGCGCGTGCTGCTGCTGGACCTCGATCCCCAGGCGCATCTGACCTACTCGCTGGGCATCATGGCCCACGAGCTGCCCCGAACCGTCAGCGCGGTCCTGATGCGCGAATGTCCCGCAGACGCAGTGACCATGGAGGTCGGCCCGCTCCACGTGGTGCCCGCCTCCGTGGCCCTGGCAGGAACCGAAGTCGACCTGGCCTCGGCTGAGGGACGCGAATCCCGCCTGCGCGATGCCCTCTCCTCCGTCTCGGGCTACGACTTCGCCATCCTCGATTGCCCGCCCAACCTGGGTATGCTCACCCTCAACGCCATGGTTGCCGCCGGAGAGCTGCTCGTTCCGGTGCAGCCCGAATTCCTGGCGCTGCAATCCCTGGGCAAGCTCATGGAAACAGTCAAGGCGATCCGCAAGGGCTGGAACCCGGACCTGGCCCTGACCGGCATTCTCATGACCCGTTACCAGCGTACCAAAAAACTCCACCGCGAGATCCGTCGCAAAATCAGGGACTACTTCGGCGACGCCCTCCTGGAAACGGCCATCCGCGACAATATTTCCCTCGCCGAGGCGCCCAGTTTCGGCAAGGATATCTTCACCTACAAACCCCGCAGCAACGGGGCCGCAGACTATCGGAACCTGGCCCTGGAACTGCTCCGCAGAGGTGCTCCATGAGCGACGAAAGACTCGGGACAAACCCCCTGGATTGGGTCGCGCCCGACACCGCGCCCGCAGCGGTCCGCCCGTCCGGCGAAACTACGCAATCCGCGCCCCCGCAGGAAAATAAAAATTCCGACGGACCTGCCGCCGCACCGCGAAGCGGGCTGTTCAGCTTCGTCGGAACCGAAAACGAGG
Encoded proteins:
- a CDS encoding amphi-Trp domain-containing protein, with protein sequence MEKQKLSVKKVLEYKEAVSYIEDLAKSFKSGTIVLESGEELVVMKPSAQVTVKVEAKVKNDKQKIGFELSWNDTSETDLKIGDAVPAPAVRPESGAPAVKPAAKVPAAKEPAMPPAKNEQAKPPAMADSKIPAKAETPEAEMKTGGKPASEAKPEAPKAAPGKTAAKTAKKNAASKNTAKKPAKTAGKK
- a CDS encoding ParA family protein, which produces MRTIAVLNQKGGVGKTSTAVNLGAALARQDQRVLLLDLDPQAHLTYSLGIMAHELPRTVSAVLMRECPADAVTMEVGPLHVVPASVALAGTEVDLASAEGRESRLRDALSSVSGYDFAILDCPPNLGMLTLNAMVAAGELLVPVQPEFLALQSLGKLMETVKAIRKGWNPDLALTGILMTRYQRTKKLHREIRRKIRDYFGDALLETAIRDNISLAEAPSFGKDIFTYKPRSNGAADYRNLALELLRRGAP